Part of the Vigna angularis cultivar LongXiaoDou No.4 chromosome 1, ASM1680809v1, whole genome shotgun sequence genome, GTTAGTCATTTCACATGAATGAATGATGTACATTGTTTTGGAGCTTGGAGAATGCAGAAATATAAGATTTGCTTAGCCAAATCTGGTTTTAACATGTACCCATACCCCGTTGATTTTTCAAGTGTGGAATGCAATGAATATATTTAGAGTTGGTAAATAAGGAAGAAATGATACGAGCagtctcttcttcttttcctttgtCTGTCTAGTTCACGAAGTACCTTTTTGTTCTTTCCATTCCTGTGATCCTGTTTATTCAGTACTCTGCTAGAGCACTGTTgtacacacatttttttttatgtcttgAGTTAAACAACCATATTACATGTAATGGTTTTGTTGTGTTATCATATAGGCTAAAAAAAGAGTATTATGGGGAACAGCTCAGTTGTTCATGCATCCTCGTTACATGCATGGTGCTGCTACTAGGTAACATATAATACAATTTCCTCCTGAATTGTCTTTATGGTCCTTATGCATATTGGGTTCATTGCTGACTAAATGAACTGCTTTACAGCTCTGAATTAGGGGTCTATGCATATGCTGCTGCTCAAGTGAAGAAAGCCATGGAGGTAAGGTTTTATGTGCGTGTAAGGTTCATTGTATCTGAAGAACCATTCTTCTTTTACtgatttaaacatatatatattgCAGGTGACTCATTATTTGGGAGgagaaaattatgttttctgGGGTGGTCGTGAGGGTTATCAATCTCTTTTGAACACAGATATGGAGCGAGAGCTTAATCATATGGTACGTGAATCATTCTTgctttgaattaattattttgctttactgctttcttttatttcttgtaTTACTGAACAAATTTATAAGGAATCTCCTTGAAATTAATGAAACATTAGTTCTATGTGCATGCTACAACAACAACCACTTTTTAATGTGGATAAGAAAGAAATATACGCAAGCAAGGGCATAAAGCCTTAAGGAAAAAATTGACCTTATGAGATGTATCTCTTGAATGAAGTAAATTTTTCTCTCCTTCATAGTGACAGACATGAATCACGAGCTTATGACAATCCATTGCCTACTCCgacaaaaatcaaataagcttGTTTTTTTTAGCCTCTGCTGACTTTCTTAATTAGATTTATTACCTTATTACAGGCTAGGTTTTTTGAAGCTGCGGTAGCACACAAAAAGAAGATTGGATTCAATGGTAACATTCTGTAGAATGCCtactatttatcatttttatagcGCTAAATTGTGAAATATGGATGCTTAGAAGgttttataagtttaaaaaaatttctggTTTGTGCACTGCACtaaaatttgaatgaaaattttattttttcacttataAAGGTTTTTTCCTTTTGTAAGTCCTTTTCCTTGTGCCATTTTAGGGACATTGCTAATTGAGCCTAAGCCACAAGAACCTACGAAACACCAGTAAGAATCTTACCTGTTCAGTCAATACTTTTGCAGCACCTGTTACCCGTACTAAACTTATGTTTCTACAGGTATGATTGGGATGCTGCAACCTCAGCAAATTTCTTGCGAAAATATGGACTTGAAGGTAAATTATATACCTGTCCTTTTCACCCAATGCCAAACTAACAAAGCAGGACGAGTATcttcatcatatatatatacacctaAAATGTTGCTCTAATTTTCTTTGTTAAGAACAATGTTATTACAATTTACAAATTTCTGtcatttcttttccttctctaGGCGAATTCAAACTCAACATAGAGTGCAACCATGCCACCCTCTCTGGCCACAGGTGAATTGATCATTATATATTGTGTTTACATGGGCCGTCCTTGATCTTACTTTCCCTTTCaaatttgacaatcataaatcTTAACTGAAGCTGGACATGATATTTGTACTTTCAATTTCTGCCGAAATATGTAGTTGTCATCATGAACTCGAAACTGCAAGGATTAACGGATTGCTGGGTAATATTGATGCTAACACCGGCGATCCTCAAGTTGGTATGTGTGCATTTtctcattcaataaatattgtaaCACTTAGCATCGAGACAGGAACAATAACATGTCACATGAATGAATGTTGTAACGTGAAGCTGTTATCATTACTGCAGGCTGGGACACTGATCAGTTTCTGGTAGATATTCAAGAGGCAACGCTGATTATGCTCAGTGTGATCAGAAATGTAAGAAAATGTTTCAGTGAGTTTGCATCATGAAATGCAACACACCTAGAAATGCAATCTCATCCGACCgggttctttttgttttgttttttgtcttTTCCAGGGAGGACTTTCACCAGGTGGATTCAACTTCGATGCGAAATTGTCAGTCCTTCTTTATCTTAATGTACTCACATTcctgtttgtttgtttattttttttcctctcaaTTTCTTTACTGAACTATATACAGGCGGAGAGAGAGCACGGATGTTGAAGACTTGTTCATAGCCCACATTGTTGGAATGGATACCCTGGCCCGTGGACTGAGAAATGCTGTCAAGCTAATTGAGGTAACACAAGGACCCTTCATTTACATCTATTTATGCCCTCATAATTCAAATGCGCAAATTCAATGAAAGCCTTTAAATCTCTTTTGAGAATCAAACTGAACTTTTTTCATTATGCTGGCTCGAAGGATGGTTCTCTGTCTGAGCTTGTCCGTAAACGATACCAGAGTTTTGACACTGAAATTGGGGCTCAAATAGAGGTAAAATTCTtccaacatttttattttctcttttatagtGTTCCTTTTGATTAACTTTATCGAAATGGATGTTAACGTAGGCTGGTAAAGCTGACTTTGAATATCTGGAGAAGAAAGTCAAGGAATGGGGAGAACCAAAGGTTGCTTCTGCGAAACAGGTAACACGAAATATAGTTTTTCTGTTAGAAAGGGCAAGCATTAAATTTTTTGCTACAGAGTAAATTTTATTCCCCAATGTGTAATGaacaaatacaaatttgattATTCAGCTTGAAAAATAGAGCAAGTCCCTAAATTTGTAGTTAACACCACGATCCAAACACCTGAATTATCAGGAAAGCATCCCCGCAGCCAGTTGTAAACCCCAAATAACCTGAAATCTACTCTTctttttgtttaagaaaatagaCAATATTATCCTTTTGAGGATAATGCTACCTATATACCACCATTTCAGCAGTTAAGAGCTTTTTATGAAACCATATTCTTCCTTATACATGTTTTCCTCGAGCCTAATTAACTGAGATTAAGAAAATACATTTGATTCTCTGctgtacacacacacacacacacgatGAAATGGAACAATTCTCTTTCAAGATATGTTACTAGTTATGGTTATAAGTATGAAAATATGTCTTGTATATCCATGCTGATTGACTAAATTTGCTTTAGCCCAAGCTGTTTTATTCTATACTTGTTAAAATAGTGGAGCTCTCTGTGTGTTTACGTATCGACAAAATAGATTCTAATAAAGGTCTTTTGCCTTATGTTACAGGAGCTAGCCGAGATGATCTTCCAATCTGCTTTGTAGAAATATGAATCTAGACTTATATAGCGACTTTTTTCGTTTTATTATATTAGGAACAGTTCAATATGTTAGGTTCACAGTTCAATATGTTAAGTTTACGAATAAAAGGAAATTCAGACTggcttatattttatttattatgtaaaacGTACAcattttactatatatatatatataaaacgtaCACATTTTTACTTTCTATTTTGTCTCTATTACGTTTTTTTATTCTCTAATTTATCTCTATAAGTACattctttaaattattcataattgtaTTCCACAATCCACTCActctattattttttacttcttaCTAAGAGAAATGGAGCGCTTCTTTTTCCCTACTAGTTCTTAAACACAATGCCTGATCTGACTGGTCATACTGAGATCACTGATAGCGCAACCAGAATGCAATAGTATAAGGATGTTGCTAGGTGGAAGTATTATAATCAGGGAACTTAGGAAGGTTCTTACGAACATTATTTAAAGATGtgaattttttcaatttttttttatttcaataaatttcgtACAGGAGATATTCAGAGGAATTATTTtagcttttttaataaatatcataattGAGTCTatgaaagttattttattagtttatttatcgTCCTATATTCAAAATTACCACTTTTAAATTGGGtgtgtaatatttatatttttagtgcaAATTCTATGAATATATCACTTaaattccaaaatataaaaatacattttagaattgacattttaattttaatatactagtaaaaatacgtttgtaatttttttataattgttaaaacaaaaacagtaattGGTACAACAGTTTtcataaaagatattaaaattttgtgaaaGTAAATGAAAAGTTGTACAAAAATTATGTACactaaaaaggttaaaaaaaattgtatctcCTTTCTATAttagtatatattaaaaatacattcgAGAATGAAAGTGCCCAACAGTagttttagataattttttaaaactaaaaaattgcAGGAACGTATTTGTGAGATGTAGGAAAGAGACCACTTTgacactttttctttctttaacccatgtttttgttttacagGAGTCTTTGGactagaaaatgaaaaatatatttttagatttacaCTGTTAgtctcaaataaattttaaattacaaaatgtaaaatataattttaaattttatgatcagaataaatttatagattatACTATTTATAATCATGGACATTTTTTTTGGAGAGATACAAGAAAAAGAGGGTTGTCAAAGAAATTGTCCCAATATCAATTCTGGAAATGGAACAGAAAGGCCGAGGCCCAACTTTGTCTGTGACAGGCTAATTCTAATTCTAAATGCAGGAAATGACAGTTGAGTTGAAAACGGGGTTGCTATAGGTGCGAGATCCCAAAACCGAAAGGTGGAGGACGAGGGAATCGAAACCATCTACTATTTATCTTCGTTTTCTTCGTCTCCGTTCTTTCTGTTTCCATTCGTCTTCGTTTCATCCCTCACAGGAATCTCGCCAAACCTAATCGATCCTTCTACTTTCTTCGCGTTTCCAATGTATCGTCCTCGTTCCCTTCCTTCCACCATGGACGCCATTTAGATTCACACTCACATGCACTTCTCCTCAGCTTCACCCTTTCTGCTTCGAGATCTGATCTCATTCTCATTCCTTTTGTTTCcagaaataaaaattcattccGTTACTGATTGATGTGCTAGTTGCAATTGCACTGTGTGAGCGTCCCTCTGCCGAATCGGAAGATGGGATTAGTGTTTACAAAATTGTTTTCCTCTATTTTCGGTAACAAGGAAGCTCGAATCCTCGTTCTCGGCCTCGACAATGCCGGGAAAACCACTATCCTTTGTATGCTTCTTACTTCTTCGCTTCTCCCTCACTGTCCATTTTGAATCTGTTGTTTCTTGATTTGATTCGTTTGAATTGTTACCTTCCTTTTCAGATCGGCTTCAGATGGGCGAAGTTGTCTCCACCATTCCAAGTTCGTACTCCATCTTGTTTTATACCCAAATCTTAATGTCTGTCTTTTCTATCtggttttatttttgtaattttttattcgTTTCGCTGCTGACAATATTTTGGTTTTGGAAATTATAGAACGATGAGCAGTCTTGTTTAAATTTTAGGttccttttatatttatatataagctCGCTCacatttcttatttaattttattgtttgcGTTTACTATATTAAATTGTTAAAGATTTTCCGTACGTTCCTTGGTAGCAAAATGTAGACCAATTTTTGAATGCtgttattttagttattttatctCTATATGTATTGGTTGCTGCTAGTAAACGTTTCCACTGCTTTTATGGTATTGTATATTGattgattaaattatttgatgCAGCTATTGGGTTTAATGTCGAAACTGTGCAGTATAACAACATCAAATTTCAAGTTTGGGATTTAGGTAAACGACCTTTGTCATCTTGATTCAGCAAGTTCTGTATATTTTGGTACTTgttatgttttcttcttttcaccACTCCCTATGTTGAACTAAACAAATCTAGAACCACTATTGGAATCATAGAGATTACCATAGTATAGTTAGAATTTACAAACAAGCACGAATATGTTTgaacatatattaatttaaagtgTTTAAATGTTCTTTTAGCCTTTCTAAATACTATCAGTTTCATTTGACCCATTGCTTTTAAAATGTTGGTATCTAGTCTATGTCACCCCCCTTCCACG contains:
- the LOC108322105 gene encoding xylose isomerase; translation: MKMKLGRTLLLFLCFKVFCYAVVATPQTCPASNVDQCGDSDGWEGEFFPEIAKIKYEGPSSKNPLSFKWYNPEEEIHGKKMKDWFRFSVAFWHTFRGTGADPFGAPTKYWPWEDGTNSLNMAKRRMRANFEFISKLGVDFWCFHDRDIAPDGKTLDESNANLDEVVALAQELQTKAKKRVLWGTAQLFMHPRYMHGAATSSELGVYAYAAAQVKKAMEVTHYLGGENYVFWGGREGYQSLLNTDMERELNHMARFFEAAVAHKKKIGFNGTLLIEPKPQEPTKHQYDWDAATSANFLRKYGLEGEFKLNIECNHATLSGHSCHHELETARINGLLGNIDANTGDPQVGWDTDQFLVDIQEATLIMLSVIRNGGLSPGGFNFDAKLRRESTDVEDLFIAHIVGMDTLARGLRNAVKLIEDGSLSELVRKRYQSFDTEIGAQIEAGKADFEYLEKKVKEWGEPKVASAKQELAEMIFQSAL